A single genomic interval of Helianthus annuus cultivar XRQ/B chromosome 13, HanXRQr2.0-SUNRISE, whole genome shotgun sequence harbors:
- the LOC110901787 gene encoding uncharacterized protein LOC110901787 has product MHTHSSGPPDTSPFSEPESEFHRRLRQLKFKVPKVEFNLEPEVVMGDRRTVADHISVAPTTVRSSITLPAVEANNWTIPPTLINTITHSVQFHGLRDEDPHAHLTRFGRVCSTFRLTGVTEEAIHLRLFPFSLTDQAAIWLDSLPQGAITTWNDLQSKFLQKYFPPAKTARLRNLIYAFTEQPGESFYETWDRFKALLNKCPHHGLEEWRVVEKFYNGVSEATKRLLDSTAGGNMMKTKTAAECLEMMEDLATSTYTEPGFGGITVAPKGIHTVDSSVALAAQVESLTKMVKDIQVKISSKCEVCRGGHETIDCPVGSEEELSFIQNQGRGQGYNSGWQPRQTSNWRGGNPPRLQPRQSLFQTPVDGQSSGEPKSELSEFLKRNEESQSRMNKLLESIVMQGEARHQEQMKKNQEFELMFRNQRVHHTESREDPRRDG; this is encoded by the coding sequence ATGCACACACATTCCTCGGGCCCACCTGATACTTCACCATTCTCTGAGCCCGAATCCGAATTCCACCGTCGCCTACGTCAGCTTAAGTTTAAGGTTCCAAAAGTAGAATTCAATTTAGAACCCGAAGTAGTTATGGGTGATCGTAGGACTGTTGCTGATCACATTAGTGTAGCTCCCACCACCGTTCGCTCGAGCATCACACTTCCTGCTGTAGAGGCGAATAACTGGACCATCCCACCCACCTTGATCAACACCATTACCCATTCAGTCCAGTTCCATGGTTTACGAGACGAGGACCCACATGCTCATCTGACTAGATTCGGTAGGGTCTGTAGTACTTTCCGCCTTACGGGCGTCACTGAGGAGGCCATTCATCTTCGTTTGTTTCCATTCtcactcactgatcaggctgctATCTGGTTGGACTCCCTCCCACAGGGAGCAATCACCACTTGGAATGATCTTCAGTCCAAATTCCTTCAAAAATACTTCCCACCTGCGAAAACCGCTCGTCTTAGAAATCTCATCTACGCATTCACTGAGCAGCCTGGGGAGTCTTTCTACGAGACTTGGGATAGGTTTAAGGCGCTGCTGAACAAGTGTCCGCACCATGGCCTTGAGGAGTGGAGAGTCGTGGAGAAATTCTATAATGGAGTTTCTGAAGCGACTAAGAGACTGCTTGATTCCACAGCAGGAGGCAACATGATGAAGACCAAGACAGCTGCTGAGTGTCTTGAGATGATGGAGGATCTAGCCACTAGTACTTACACCGAGCCAGGTTTTGGGGGCATTACTGTTGCCCCTAAAGGTATTCATACAGTAGATTCTAGTGTAGCCTTAGCCGCCCAGGTCGAATCCTTGACAAAGATGGTCAAGGACATTCAGGTTAAGATTAGTTCTAAGTGTGAGGTGTGTAGAGGTGGGCATGAGACGATAGATTGCCCTGTAGGATCTGAGGAGGAGTTGAGTTTTATCCAGAACCAGGGGCGAGGCCAGGGTTACAACTCTGGATGGCAGCCACGCCAAACCTCGAACTGGCGAGGCGGGAATCCCCCTAGACTCCAGCCCCGCCAGAGTCTATTTCAGACCCCTGTTGATGGACAGAGTAGTGGAGAGCCTAAGTCTGAGCTGAGTGAGTTTTTAAAGAGGAATGAGGAGAGCCAGAGTAGGATGAATAAACTCCTAGAGTCGATAGTGATGCAGGGTGAGGCTAGACATCAGGAGCAGATGAAGAAAAACCAGGAGTTTGAGTTGATGTTTAGGAATCAAAGGGTCCACCATACAGAGTCTAGAGAGGACCCTAGGAGAGATGGCTAG
- the LOC110901786 gene encoding uncharacterized protein LOC110901786 has protein sequence MRGDHQYPTVMLEADASQDLWYWLAFCGPLGSNNDVNVLHQSPIFDYVRNGTAPNSSFYVNDQFYKRGYYLTDEIYPAWSTFVNVFRYPTDPKEKKRLTKVQESARKDVERSFGALKGKRGTLRRPLRSTTVGKIRGIVYACMILHKMILKDEGRAISLVHIRDQPVEPAFNI, from the coding sequence ATGAGGGGCGATCACCAATACCCAACTGTGATGCTTGAAGCGGATGCATCCCAAGACTTGTGGTATTGGCTTGCATTTTGTGGTCCCCTAGGATCGAACAACGATGTTAACGTTCTTCATCAATCTCCAATATTTGACTATGTGAGGAATGGGACTGCGCCTAATAGTTCATTCTACGTAAATGATCAATTTTACAAACGTGGTTACTATCTTACCGATGAGATCTACCCTGCTTGGTCGACGTTCGTGAATGTATTTCGTTATCCGACCGacccaaaagaaaaaaaaaggttaacaAAGGTGCAAGAGTctgcaagaaaagatgtggagcGTTCTTTTGGTGCACTAAAGGGAAAACGGGGTACACTCAGGAGGCCGTTAAGGTCAACGACTGTAGGGAAGATTAGGGGAATTGTGTATGCGTGCATGATATTGCACAAGATGATTTTAAAGGACGAGGGAAGAGCGATATCCCTGGTACACATTAGGGATCAACCGGTTGAGCCAGCATTTAACATTTAA